A genomic segment from Verrucomicrobiota bacterium encodes:
- a CDS encoding ABC-2 family transporter protein: MNRPRSTNRGLSHLWEIYGIMFRNSLIREMNFKLNFLLWMVVEVLWFMGQIVFIEVVFSYVGAIGGWTKWEVVLLIGTHQLIGQLFQAFFYMNLANLPELVRTGKMDFMLLLPVDTQFVVSLKQFGMDNVVNACVGGGFVAFALWKLAVLPTVAQLLLYAVAVCCGILIHYSIMLVFAASSFWLVRSQGLIHGYYSLFNIGRYPDTIYRGAFKLVFSWLIPVIIVANIPSRLLIHAAENPWPIMLQLIAATLLMVGATRLMWNSALRHYSSASS; this comes from the coding sequence TTTATGGGAGATCTACGGGATCATGTTCCGCAATTCCCTGATCCGGGAGATGAACTTCAAGTTGAACTTCCTTCTCTGGATGGTGGTGGAGGTGCTCTGGTTCATGGGCCAGATCGTCTTTATCGAAGTGGTCTTCTCCTATGTGGGGGCGATCGGGGGATGGACGAAATGGGAGGTCGTGTTGCTGATCGGTACCCACCAGCTGATCGGACAACTCTTCCAAGCCTTCTTCTACATGAATCTGGCCAATCTCCCCGAACTCGTCCGCACCGGAAAGATGGATTTCATGCTGTTGCTGCCGGTCGACACGCAGTTCGTTGTCTCTCTGAAGCAATTCGGCATGGATAATGTGGTCAATGCCTGTGTCGGAGGAGGCTTTGTCGCCTTTGCCCTCTGGAAACTGGCGGTGTTGCCCACGGTCGCACAACTCCTACTCTATGCCGTGGCGGTCTGCTGCGGCATTCTGATCCATTACTCCATCATGCTTGTCTTTGCCGCCTCCAGCTTCTGGTTGGTTCGCTCGCAGGGCCTCATCCACGGCTACTACAGCCTCTTCAACATCGGCCGCTACCCCGACACGATCTACCGGGGAGCCTTCAAGCTCGTCTTCAGTTGGCTGATCCCCGTGATCATCGTGGCCAACATCCCCTCACGACTGCTCATCCATGCGGCCGAGAATCCCTGGCCCATCATGCTGCAGTTGATCGCAGCCACCCTCCTGATGGTGGGCGCAACGCGCCTGATGTGGAACTCGGCTCTCAGGCACTATTC